Within Alteribacter lacisalsi, the genomic segment AAAGAGACCGTTTTGTTATTTGGGGACGGTTCTTCTTTTGCATGATTTCCGGACGCGGTAGGAATGGCGATGCCGTAAGATTTTTTTGGTAATTTCGGAATATGAAGGGGGAATTCCGGAGAATGGACAGGTTATTCCGGAAAATAAAAGCCAGCCCCCGGACGCGGTGGGGGCTGGCTTTGTTCCTTACTCCGGCATTGAAGGTACCTGAGTAAAGCTGGTGCTTAAGTTGGAATTACACAATCATCGTCTGTCAGTTCTGTTTCATTTGAGCAACGTGTAAGCCTGTCTGTTTTGTCGTTAATGGTGCTTCATTTGCAATTCTTGTTTTCAGTCTAACGGTAGTGCTGTGTTTCCTTCTTTCACCGGCCGCCGTTTAACGTCCGGCTGCCAAAGACGCGTGTCATATTATCCTTCGAGATGATCGACTGGTGCTTTAGGAGCTTGTTCGCTTCCTGAAGCGTGATCTTCATCTACATCCGGCAGGGATGTGAGCGGCTGCTCCATATACTCGAGCGGGTTGACCGGCACATCGTTTTTGCGGATTTCGAAGTGAAGATGGACACCGGCATCTGTGTTAAAGAGGTTACGTCCTGCGCGGGCCATAACATCACCCTGCTTGACTGTCTGTCCTTCTTCAACCAGCACGCCTTCAAGGCTTTGATAGATGGAAAGAATGTCGTCGTCATGTTCGACGTGAACCACGTGGCCGAACAGCGCGTCTTCTTCCGATTTGACAACCGTACCGCTCATTGCAGCGGATACGTCAAAGCTTTCGCCGTTGTCTGATGCAAAGTCGACACCTTTATTCTGGTAGTAGTAGTTATTGTACTGGATTAAGGCCTCGACCTGCTCCTCGGCAGAATCTTCGCTTGAGTAGAAGTTACCTACCACACTGACTTCGTTTTCATCCAGAACTGGCATTTCAAATACTTCATTCTGAACGGCTACAGGCACTGCGTCTTCATCTTCGTACCCCTGTTCACCAGGCTCGTTTACGTCAAACTCGGAGTCTTGGTTATAGTCTTCCTGAGACAGATCCTCACTTGTTGTCGAGAGCCAGATAAAACCAGTAAGTACAACTGCAGCAAGCGTGAGATAGAGCGCCGGGACTGCCCAGCGTTGTTTCATTAGGCGTTTAATATTCGCCTTGAGCTGGTCCACTTTGGAACCTTGTTTTTCTTCTTGATTCATTTGATCATCACCTCAGCAACCATTCTGATCAAATTGCGAGGATTATATACATTTTTCAAAAAATTTATTTTACAGGTGGAAAAACCCTGTGTGGCGGGGGTTTTTCGGGGGATGCAGGCGAGGGGATAGATGGCTGCGGAGGTATGCATCGGGGAGCGGAGGCAGGATAGGCTGCTTTTCGCGACATAACTCAGCGCGCGAATGGCATTAGGTCGTGATACTCTCCTTTTTACGACTTAACTTCTCCCTCTAACAGAGTTAGGTCGTGATACTCCCCTTTTTACGACTTAACTCCTCCCCCGAGCGGCATTAGGTCGTGATACTCTCCTTTTTACGACTTAACTCCTCCCTCGAGCGGCGTTAGGTCGCGACACTCTCCTTTTTACGACTTAACTCCTCCCTCGAGCGGCGTTAGGTCGTGATACTCTCCTTTTTACGACTTAACTCCTCCCCCGAGCGGCATTAGGTCGTGATACTCTCCTTTTTACGACTTAACTCCTCCCCCGAGCGGCATTAGGTCGCGAAACCAAACTTCCCAGACCCAGCCCACTCAAAAGTAACAAAAAAGACGGAGCCGCCGCTCCGCCTTCAACTCTGTATCAGCACCTACTGGCTGTCAGCCATCGCCACCCCAATTACCTGATCGGTGCTTTCGATCTCCACGTTGTGATAGTAGTGGTGAATGATTTCCTTGTAGGTTTTGCCTTCCCTCGCCATGCCGTCGGCTCCGAACTGGCTCATGCCGACGCCGTGGCCCCAGCCTTTCGTTTTAAAGAGCAGGTCGCCTCCGTGGCGTTCCCAAGAAAAGTCGCTCGAATCCAGTTCGAGCTTATCCCTGATTTCCCTGCCGGTGAACTCTTTGTCGCCGAAGCGGACTTTTGCTACACGGCCACCGGTTGTCCGTTCCACTACTTCACCGATCGATCCTTCTGCAGAGACGGACACACCAAGCTTCTCCTGAATATCCTGATAGCTGACTATTTTTTCACCGTCGAAACGGGGTGAGGATTTGTCCCACGGACTTTCTACACTGCGTAAGTACGGAATTTCGTTTTCCCAGTATTCTTCCGAGTTTTCGGTATATCCGTTGCTCGTTGAGAAGAAGGTGGCCGTGATTGGGCTGCCTTCATACGTAATTACCTGACCGCTGGTGGCCGCAACGGCGTGTTTAATTTTTCCCATCATCTCATCGTAGTTGTTTCCAAAACGCTCCTTAAGCTCCGATTCGTTCTGGAAGACCTGATGCATCACCGTATCGGTAACATCAGCTCCCTCAGGGACGTGGATGTCATTTGGTGCGGTCAGCTGACGCACAATGTAGGTTCTGGCGGTGAGCGCCTGCGCTTTGAGCGCTTCCTCCTCATAAGAGGCCGGCATTTCCGATGCGACTACCCCTGCTACATAGGTTTCAAAATCAACGTGTTCAATCTTATCCTGCTGGGATCTGAAAACAGCAACAGTCGGTTCTTCTGTCTCCTGCGAAGGCGCGGTGTCCGCCTGCTCGTCTGTTTCCGGCAGTGGTGCGCTTACTTCTACTGCTTCCTGCGAAACATCATGTTCCGACAGCCAGACGACTAAAAGTGAGGGCAGCAAGAGAATTATGCCCATGAGTATGAGTCCTGCAAGTAAAAACGGCTTCATTAAGTGTGTCTCCCGTCCCTTCTGTTTAAAGTACTTGCCGGCACTTGTTCGTGCCTGTCGTACTGGTAAATATTTATGTCTCTCTAGTACCAGTTAGAACAGAATTACACGGTTTTATACTATCTCTCACCTGAAATTTGCTAGAACCAATCCGCCCGTGATTCCCCGTAATAAGCTGTTTCACCTGCTCACTCTGTATGAAATCTATCACTTGCGGCCAGTTGCGCCTGCATAAGCAACGAAGACAGCACCGGGCTTGCAGAAGAGCTGTGTGAGTCAAGGCCACGCCCACTGCCCCCTTCACAAAACGACAAATCCCTTACCCATATTCCCCAAAAGCGAAACCGCATATTTCCCGGAAAATAATCGAATAAACTACGCTGGTGTCGAACGAGCTCACGAAAATGTCCTAGGCTAGATATACCAATCATCCCTGTTTCTCCGAGTTTCTTCTTATTTAATATATCGCACCACGGATTCAGCTCCAGGCACAAAAAAAACCTCCGGGTTCATTCTCCCGGAGGTGCGTGCTGGATCATTTAGATTGATTATAGCGATTTTCTCAAGCGAAGTTCGGATCCATTTTCAAAGGAGCCGGAGCTTCAAGATTTTCGAGTTCGTTTTCCTGCGCTTCGTAAATGCGCTCTACGTCGGCGCCGAGTGCTTTCAGCTTGCCGGCAAAGTCAACGTAGCCTCTGTCGATATGTTTGAGTTCCGTTACTCGTGTGTAGCCATCCGCTACGAGGCCGGCTACAACGAGTGCTGCGCCTGCTCTCAGGTCAGTGGCTGCCACTTCAGCGCCCTGAAGGTCATTCGGTCCGGAAACAATCGCGGCCCGGCCTTCAATTTTAATATTTCCGTTCATGCGGCGGAATTCTTCCACGTGCATGAAGCGGTTTTCAAATACTGTTTCCGTGATCACACTTGTACCTTCTGCTTTTAAAAGGAGAGCCATCATCTGGGCTTGCATGTCCGTTGGGAAGCCAGGGTGAGGCATCGTCTTCAGGTCGGCAGCCTTTAGTGACTCCGGTCCGATGACACGAATGCCGTCGCTTTCCTCGATAATGATGACGCCCATTTCGTTCAGCTTGGAGATGAGCGGACGAAGGTGCTCCGGCTCTACGTTCTCAAGCAGAACATTTCCTTTTGAAATTGCAGCGGCAATCATAAACGTTCCGGCTTCGATTCGGTCAGGAATGATCGTATGCTCGGAACCGTGAAGTTCCTTCACGCCTTCGATGCGGATTGTTCCTGTACCTGCACCGCGTACTTTTGCGCCCATACCATTAAGGTAAGTAGCAAGACACACGATTTCCGGTTCTTCGGCCGCGTTTTCAATAACGGTTGTGCCTTCTGCCATTGTAGCCGCCATCATGATGTTCTCCGTAGCGCCTACACTTGGGAAGTCGAGGTAAATTTTGTTTCCGACAAGTTTGTCTTCCACTTTGGCTTCGATAAAGCCGTTACCAATTTCGACCTTCGCTCCCATTGCTTCGAAACCTTTCAGGTGCTGGTCAATCGGACGGGAGCCGATTGCACAGCCTCCCGGAAGCGCGATCCGCGCGTGGCCGACACGGGCCAGAAGCGGTCCCATGACCAGGAACGATGCACGCATTTTTCTTACATACTCAAACGGTGCTTCTGTCTTGAGCTGCTTTTCTGCATCTACTTCAATGGAGCCGTTTTCGTAGCTCACATCAATATTAAGGTTTCGTAAAACTTCGTTAATGGTGTATACATCAGCCAGGGCTGGCACATCATAAATTTTGCTTTTTCCTTTTCCAGCTAAGATGGATGCTGCGATGACAGGCAATACGGCGTTTTTCGCACCTTCAATACGAACACTGCCGCTTAACTGCCTTCCACCGCGGACGATGATTTTTTCCAACGTATTCCCCTCCGCGTCCAGTTTCTATACTTATTAATATTCAGCCGTAATTATCGGCGTTCCAATTGTGACGGTTGTTTTGCCGCCCATTCCGTCCTGCGCAGCTCTTAAAGCGATCTGCAGGTTCATTGGACCGCCGTCTGTTTCAAATCCTCCGTCCCATAAAGGGGTGTTTGCGGATAATGAAACAAATGTTGGTTCGTTCAAATGCTCAGTGACCGTTGCTGTAAATGTGTCTGCAATTTCTTGTCCCCATGTTTCTAAAGAAGCTGCTTTGTCCCCTGTACCTATGCCTTCCGCACGAACAAAAAATTCGGAGTGCTTCATCCATTCCGGTGATTGCTGTGTGTCAAAAAGCAGTGAGAACGCGGACTTTCCATCTGGTGAGATGGGGAGCATTGATGCGTCATAGGCATGATATGCCCGGTATTCATTCTTTGCAACTCGTATAGACGTCAGTACCATCCGTTCAGTTACATTTGAATGTATATCCGTTCTTTTTCCTTCCCAAACCTTGTTTCCATGTTCCTGACCGGCTTTTGACCAGGTGAACATATCCAGCTCGTCCATATACGATTCGGTAAATGAATCCATTTCCTTACGGGACAGCGTTTCTGTCCCTTCACTTCTGGAATAGATATGCCAGCGATTGGTCCGGATTTTGTTTTCCGTCATTTTATTATTGATCTGCTGTATTGTTTGTAAGGGTGAATATGCCTGATTGTCTTTTTCCTGCATTGTCGCCGTCTGATGACCGGTAAAGAAAGCAAAAAGCAGGATTCCTGCCGCTGCTGCAACCGCTAAAACGTTCCCCATTTTAATTCCCCCATGCACGAGTCTTCTTATTAGCATTGTTGCCTTTAAGACAGTGCACATACATGGAATTAAAAGCTAAAGAACGACACGTTCTGCAACAGGTTCTGCCCTCTGGCATCAGAAGGATTTTTTCTGTGCATGTACTGACTGCTGCTGCTAAAAAAGGTGTCTGAGCATCGTTGACCAGTTGAAATAATTCAACAGGAAGCTGCTGACAAGATGTGTGATCGCGATGGCGACCAGGATGACAAGGGCTTTTGCCTTCGGTCCGTCGGGATCAGCAACAAACAGATCCCATTTAAACGTCTGCAGTGACCACCATACCGTGACGAGTACAACAATATTCACGAACAGACTGACTAACGCTTGCTGACCGAACTGTTCCAAAGCTTCTGTTTCCTCCCACATCGACGCAAGCCGCAGCTTTTCGTCTGAATAAGTTTTTGTTGAAGTCTATGTACTAACTGTGGTAATTTAAAACGTTACCTGATAACAGTGCCGATAAACTTCACAAATCCTATCTTAACGAATTCTCAACACAATTGCTACGGCTTTTTTCCCTAAAAATCAACTTTTTTCAAACATTTCCGCGTCTGGTTTTCATTTTTGTGATCAGGCTGTCTCAGCGTCTCTTTTTCAGGTTGTAGTATACTAATTATCACTTGTAACACAATTGTAAACTTCTTTCGGATAGAAAACGGTATTTTTGCAAAAAAAGAGGAAAACAGTTCCATTTGCTCTCAAATAGCCCACCTTTATCCATACGAAAGACCCATAAAAAAGAACCTGCTCCTGTCAATGTTCTATAAAAACATTGTCCGAAGAGCAGGTTCTTTTTTTGTCCGTTCCGTCAAAATTTTACCACTAAACTTTGTTAAAGTTTATTGTTGATTTCCGCTCTGTGCGCTCCCTTTCCACGGGCACCGCTTGAGCCGGCGCTGTTCCCACAGGAGTGTCGCACGTTCGCTGCAATCAACTTTAGAATGATAAACATCAAGTTTTAACAGCCTATTCCTAAAAACTGAGCCACTGCAGTGTGGTAAACCAGTTTGTGAGAAGGAACGGGATGATCCCGAGTCCGACCGTTCCAGCCAGTGTTACTGCCAGGACCACTGTCATGCCCGGTGATACAGCAACCGGAGCCCCCGGCTCCCGTGCTGCGGCGACTTCTGCTTCCGCAGCGGAGGTGTCCACACTGCGCACGAACAGACGCTGGATGATGCGGAAATAATAGAAGAAGGAAATGACGGTAGCCAGGACCATCACTACTGCCAGCCAGATCATCCCCGCTGAAACGGTATGAAAGAAAATCCAGGCTTTACCGATAAATCCTGCGGATATGGGCAGGCCGGCAAGGGAGATGAGAAACGCACTCATACTGAACGCAAGAAACGGCGACCGGTAGTAGAGCCCCGTAAATCCGCTCACGTCCTCCGAGTCTGCAGCCTCTGTCACAATCGTGATGACCGCAAAGGCACCGAGGGTCATGAGCATATACGCTGCGGCGTAGAACATAAATACGCTTATCGCAAGGTCTGCTGTCGTAACAGCGGCGAGCGGGACGAGCAGAAAGCCGGCCTGGGCAATGCCCGAGTAGGCCATGAGCCGCTTTACGTTGCGCTGAGGCAGGGCGATGAGACTTCCGGCCAGCATCGTAAGGGCAGCGAGCACACCGATGAGAAACGCCCACTCCTCATAGATCCCGCCGAATCCGGTAAAAAAGACGCGGAGCACGATCGCAAATGCCGCCACCTTGGAGATGGCCGATAAAAACGCAGTAACCGGTGTGGGTGCTCCTTCGTACACGTCCGGCGCCCACATGTGAAACGGAACGACGGACATTTTAAAGGCAAAGCCCCCGAGGATAAACAGCAGGCTCATCATGACGAGGAACGGATATGCGGCAAAAAGGTCGCCGATCCCCTCTCCGATTACCGTAAGGCTCGTTGTGCCGGTGAGGCCGTACAGAAACGACATGCCGTACAAAATAAAGGCCGATGCTGTTCCTCCGAGAACGATATATTTGACCGCCGCTTCCGAGGACTGTTTCCGGTAGCGCCTGAAACCGGTCATGCAGTATGCGCTGATGCTGAGGAGCTCAAGTCCGATAAAGAGCGTAATCAGATCGGCGGAGGATACCATGATCATCGCCCCGATCACTGCGAACAGCATGAGCGAGTATAGCTCCCCCTGGTAAATATCGTCGTGGCGGTCCACATAATACATCGTAATGCCGATGACGAGCGCTGCACCAAGAAGAATCATGATTTTGACCACAGTGGACATCGGGTCGACGAGGAACATATCCCCGATGCCTCCTGTACCGGTGCCGTTACTAACAGCGGTCAAAACAGCCGCAGTCAGGAGGGCGATAATACTCAAATGGCCGGTGAACGGCTTTTTTCCCTTTACCCCGGTCATGAAATCGATCGTGAAGATGAGCAGGGCAAAGGCGGCAAGAACGATTTCCGGTGTCATGAGCGACCAGTCTGCTGTATAGTTTATCATTCTGACGTTACCCTCCTGCTCTCGTAATCATTTCAATGACGGTTGTATTGATGATGTCGCTTAACAGATTCGGATAAATGCCGATCAGAAGGCTCAGTCCAAGCAGCCCGATAAGGGGCACGTACTCAGCCGGCCGCACGTCAGGAAGCCCTTTAAACTGCTCTCGCATGCTGCCGAATGTCGTCCGCTGAACGGCCCAGAGCAGATATCCGGCTGTCAGGATCATCCCGAGTATGCCAATACCGCCAATCCAGTAGGCGGCGGGGATCAGTTCGGCTGCGCCGAAGATGCCCATAAAGGCGAGCAGTTCGCTCACAAAGCCTGACAGACCGGGCAGCCCGAGGGATGCCATCGCTGCAGCGAGCATGAATCCGGCAAGCACCGGCACCGATTTGGACAGGCCGCCGAGCTCTGAGATGGTACTCGTGTTCGTCCGCTCGTACAGGGCACCGACGATGAAAAACAGAAGTGCGGCGATAATCCCGTGGGATACCATCTGGAATATGGCCCCCTGCATACCTGCTTCGGTCAGGGAAGCGGCGCCAAGGAGGATAATTCCCATATGGCTCATGCTTCCGTAGGCGATGAGCGTCTTCAGATCCGACTGGACCAGCGCCAGGCAAGCACCGTAAACGATATTAACGACCGCGAGAACCGCAATCACCAAGGCGAAATTGGCCGCCTGGTCCGGCAGAATGCCGTAACCGATCCGAATCAGCCCGTACGCTCCCATTTTGGAGAGCACACCGGCAAGGATCATCGTGACCGCCGTCGGAGCCTGTGTGTAGGCGGCCGGAAGCCACGTATGGAAAGGGAAAACAGGCAGTTTGACCGCAAAGGCAAGGAAAATGGCAACAAACAGTCCGGTTCTTACAGCGGAACTGAGCACTTCCGGATTCGCCGGATTGGCAAAAATGTCAGCCAGCACGATCATGTTGAACGTCGTTTCTGCAAAAGCCGTCGCCTCTGCCCCTTTAAAGGCGAGAGCGATAAAGGCGACAAACATAACGGCACTGCCAAGACCCGTATAAAGGAGAAACTTGAATGCCGCACGGCTCCGTTCGCTTCCTCCCCAGATGCCGATCAGAAAAAACATCGGGATTAAGGTGAGCTCGAAAAACAGGAAGAACAAAAACATATCCAGAGCCGTAAACACACCGAGCAGTCCGGTGGTGAGCACCAGCATCCAGGCAAAGTATTCCTTCACTCTCGTCTCGATCCGGAATGAGGCAAAGACCGCAATCGCCGTCACAAGGGTCGTGAGGACAAGCAGCGGCATGGACAGTCCGTCGACGCCGAGCTCATAACGGAGCTGCACGAGACCGAAATCAATCCAGGAATAGCTTTCTCCGAGCTGGATTCCCCCGGCAGCCCCTCTGAACCGGCTCCACACGATCAGGGAAACGAGAAATGCCATTACAGCGACTCCTCCGGCAAACGAACGGATCAGCTGCTTTTGTTCCTTCGGTAAAACGAGAAGCACGAGCGCCCCGGCGAGGGGAAGAAAGACAAGAATGCTTAATAGATTTCCAGTCATCCGAAGTACCCCCTAACCATAAACGCGGCTGCAATCAGGACAAGGCCGCCGGCCACACTCACAAGACCGTATGTCTGCAGCTGTCCGTTATGCTGTTTGCCTGCTTCTTTTCCTGTGTAAAAGGTCAGGCGACCGGCGAGGTTGACCGTACCGTCAATGATCTGGCGATCCGCTGCCGAGAAAAGGCGACTCAGCATGAGGAGCGGCCTGACGATCACCGCTGAATAGAATTCATCAATAAAATACTTGTTTCGAAGAATCAGGTGGACTGCCGGCATTTTTGCCTGAAGCTCCAGGTTCCTGCCGCCTTTGTAGAGCAGCCAGGCGAGACCGATTCCAGCTGCCGCAAGCAGAAGCGAGACTGCTGCCAGGCCGATGCCTGCGTGTGCCTGTTCGCCGTATGCCAGCCCGCCGGTTAAAAAGCCTTCGAGCCAGTAGCCATTAAACGGCAGATGAACGAAGCCGGCAGTGACCGCGAACCCGGCAAGGACCACGAGCGGAACGGTAATCGTCCGCACCTGCTCTTTCGGTGCTTCTCCCTCTCCCCTGTATGAACCGGTGAACACTTTGAAAAACAGGCGGAACATATAAAAAGCAGTCAGAAGACTTGTCACAGCTGCGAGCGTAAACAGAACCATGTCCCCGTTTGCCCATACCGCGGCTAGGACCGCTTCCTTGCTCCAGA encodes:
- a CDS encoding M23 family metallopeptidase, with protein sequence MNQEEKQGSKVDQLKANIKRLMKQRWAVPALYLTLAAVVLTGFIWLSTTSEDLSQEDYNQDSEFDVNEPGEQGYEDEDAVPVAVQNEVFEMPVLDENEVSVVGNFYSSEDSAEEQVEALIQYNNYYYQNKGVDFASDNGESFDVSAAMSGTVVKSEEDALFGHVVHVEHDDDILSIYQSLEGVLVEEGQTVKQGDVMARAGRNLFNTDAGVHLHFEIRKNDVPVNPLEYMEQPLTSLPDVDEDHASGSEQAPKAPVDHLEG
- the spoIID gene encoding stage II sporulation protein D; this encodes MKPFLLAGLILMGIILLLPSLLVVWLSEHDVSQEAVEVSAPLPETDEQADTAPSQETEEPTVAVFRSQQDKIEHVDFETYVAGVVASEMPASYEEEALKAQALTARTYIVRQLTAPNDIHVPEGADVTDTVMHQVFQNESELKERFGNNYDEMMGKIKHAVAATSGQVITYEGSPITATFFSTSNGYTENSEEYWENEIPYLRSVESPWDKSSPRFDGEKIVSYQDIQEKLGVSVSAEGSIGEVVERTTGGRVAKVRFGDKEFTGREIRDKLELDSSDFSWERHGGDLLFKTKGWGHGVGMSQFGADGMAREGKTYKEIIHHYYHNVEIESTDQVIGVAMADSQ
- the murA gene encoding UDP-N-acetylglucosamine 1-carboxyvinyltransferase; translation: MEKIIVRGGRQLSGSVRIEGAKNAVLPVIAASILAGKGKSKIYDVPALADVYTINEVLRNLNIDVSYENGSIEVDAEKQLKTEAPFEYVRKMRASFLVMGPLLARVGHARIALPGGCAIGSRPIDQHLKGFEAMGAKVEIGNGFIEAKVEDKLVGNKIYLDFPSVGATENIMMAATMAEGTTVIENAAEEPEIVCLATYLNGMGAKVRGAGTGTIRIEGVKELHGSEHTIIPDRIEAGTFMIAAAISKGNVLLENVEPEHLRPLISKLNEMGVIIIEESDGIRVIGPESLKAADLKTMPHPGFPTDMQAQMMALLLKAEGTSVITETVFENRFMHVEEFRRMNGNIKIEGRAAIVSGPNDLQGAEVAATDLRAGAALVVAGLVADGYTRVTELKHIDRGYVDFAGKLKALGADVERIYEAQENELENLEAPAPLKMDPNFA
- a CDS encoding YwmB family TATA-box binding protein, with amino-acid sequence MGNVLAVAAAAGILLFAFFTGHQTATMQEKDNQAYSPLQTIQQINNKMTENKIRTNRWHIYSRSEGTETLSRKEMDSFTESYMDELDMFTWSKAGQEHGNKVWEGKRTDIHSNVTERMVLTSIRVAKNEYRAYHAYDASMLPISPDGKSAFSLLFDTQQSPEWMKHSEFFVRAEGIGTGDKAASLETWGQEIADTFTATVTEHLNEPTFVSLSANTPLWDGGFETDGGPMNLQIALRAAQDGMGGKTTVTIGTPIITAEY
- a CDS encoding DUF1146 family protein, which encodes MEQFGQQALVSLFVNIVVLVTVWWSLQTFKWDLFVADPDGPKAKALVILVAIAITHLVSSFLLNYFNWSTMLRHLF
- a CDS encoding NADH-quinone oxidoreductase subunit N gives rise to the protein MINYTADWSLMTPEIVLAAFALLIFTIDFMTGVKGKKPFTGHLSIIALLTAAVLTAVSNGTGTGGIGDMFLVDPMSTVVKIMILLGAALVIGITMYYVDRHDDIYQGELYSLMLFAVIGAMIMVSSADLITLFIGLELLSISAYCMTGFRRYRKQSSEAAVKYIVLGGTASAFILYGMSFLYGLTGTTSLTVIGEGIGDLFAAYPFLVMMSLLFILGGFAFKMSVVPFHMWAPDVYEGAPTPVTAFLSAISKVAAFAIVLRVFFTGFGGIYEEWAFLIGVLAALTMLAGSLIALPQRNVKRLMAYSGIAQAGFLLVPLAAVTTADLAISVFMFYAAAYMLMTLGAFAVITIVTEAADSEDVSGFTGLYYRSPFLAFSMSAFLISLAGLPISAGFIGKAWIFFHTVSAGMIWLAVVMVLATVISFFYYFRIIQRLFVRSVDTSAAEAEVAAAREPGAPVAVSPGMTVVLAVTLAGTVGLGIIPFLLTNWFTTLQWLSF
- a CDS encoding complex I subunit 4 family protein; translated protein: MTGNLLSILVFLPLAGALVLLVLPKEQKQLIRSFAGGVAVMAFLVSLIVWSRFRGAAGGIQLGESYSWIDFGLVQLRYELGVDGLSMPLLVLTTLVTAIAVFASFRIETRVKEYFAWMLVLTTGLLGVFTALDMFLFFLFFELTLIPMFFLIGIWGGSERSRAAFKFLLYTGLGSAVMFVAFIALAFKGAEATAFAETTFNMIVLADIFANPANPEVLSSAVRTGLFVAIFLAFAVKLPVFPFHTWLPAAYTQAPTAVTMILAGVLSKMGAYGLIRIGYGILPDQAANFALVIAVLAVVNIVYGACLALVQSDLKTLIAYGSMSHMGIILLGAASLTEAGMQGAIFQMVSHGIIAALLFFIVGALYERTNTSTISELGGLSKSVPVLAGFMLAAAMASLGLPGLSGFVSELLAFMGIFGAAELIPAAYWIGGIGILGMILTAGYLLWAVQRTTFGSMREQFKGLPDVRPAEYVPLIGLLGLSLLIGIYPNLLSDIINTTVIEMITRAGG